A window from bacterium BMS3Abin14 encodes these proteins:
- a CDS encoding DNA-binding transcriptional dual regulator Crp, whose protein sequence is MSELPRSGCSPDTICKDEQCVEKLCRAMKAEHGRCFSYLSLGDVEHLSDYFGTCHLLKDGYLCREGEICTFVAFIVNGRLEIKKNTEFEGKQVVVGIYTRGAMVGELCILDNSPRAVTAVAMEDTDLLILSGENFSKLTAENPELGVKLLQGMLFAVSTRLKRSLARLASIF, encoded by the coding sequence GTGAGTGAACTACCCAGGTCCGGGTGCTCCCCCGACACGATATGCAAGGATGAGCAGTGCGTCGAGAAACTTTGCCGGGCCATGAAGGCTGAACACGGGAGGTGCTTCAGCTACCTTTCCCTGGGCGACGTTGAACACCTCTCAGATTATTTCGGTACCTGCCATCTCTTAAAAGACGGTTACCTTTGCAGGGAGGGCGAGATCTGCACATTTGTCGCATTCATCGTAAACGGGCGCCTCGAGATCAAGAAGAACACCGAATTCGAGGGCAAACAGGTGGTGGTGGGAATTTACACACGGGGGGCCATGGTTGGTGAACTGTGCATCCTGGACAACAGCCCCAGAGCGGTCACTGCCGTCGCCATGGAGGACACGGACCTTCTTATCCTTTCCGGCGAAAACTTCTCTAAGCTCACCGCCGAGAATCCGGAACTGGGTGTAAAACTGCTGCAGGGGATGCTATTTGCCGTCTCCACAAGGCTGAAACGATCCCTCGCCCGTTTGGCTTCTATCTTTTAA